Proteins encoded in a region of the Shewanella polaris genome:
- a CDS encoding homogentisate 1,2-dioxygenase, producing MPFYVKQGQIPTKRHIAFEKDNGELYREELFSTHGFSNIYSNKYHHNMPTKAIDVQPYSLSHGEQWQDSLIQNYKLDSRQADCQGNFFSARNKIFFNNDVAMYTAKVTEDTNEFYRNAYADEVVFIHEGEGQLLSEYGVIETNKWDYLIIPRGTTYQLKFTDYQNVRLFVIESSSMVEVPKHFRNEYGQMLESAPYCERDIRTPTLVDAVVEKGEFPLMCKFGERYQKMTLQWHPFDLVGWDGCVYPWAFNISEYAPKVGKIHLPPSEHLVFTAHNFVICNFVPRPYDFHPKSIPAPYYHNNIDSDEVLYYVDGDFMSRTGIEAGYMTLHQKGVPHGPQPGRTEASIGKTETYEYAVMVDTFAPLNLTTHVKNCMSNDYNRSWLEN from the coding sequence ATGCCATTCTATGTTAAGCAAGGTCAAATCCCGACCAAACGCCACATTGCCTTCGAAAAAGACAATGGCGAGTTGTACCGTGAAGAATTATTTTCAACCCATGGTTTTTCCAATATTTATTCCAATAAATATCATCATAATATGCCAACCAAAGCGATAGACGTTCAACCTTACTCGTTATCTCATGGTGAGCAATGGCAAGACTCTTTAATTCAAAATTACAAATTAGACTCTCGCCAAGCCGACTGCCAAGGCAACTTTTTTAGCGCCCGAAATAAAATATTTTTCAATAATGATGTCGCCATGTACACGGCTAAGGTGACTGAAGACACCAATGAATTTTATCGAAATGCCTATGCTGACGAAGTGGTGTTTATTCACGAGGGTGAAGGCCAATTATTGAGTGAATACGGTGTCATTGAAACCAATAAATGGGATTACTTAATTATTCCACGCGGGACCACGTACCAACTTAAATTTACCGATTATCAAAATGTACGCTTGTTTGTTATTGAATCATCTTCAATGGTCGAAGTGCCAAAGCATTTCAGAAACGAATACGGCCAAATGCTTGAATCCGCACCTTACTGTGAACGAGACATTCGTACGCCAACTTTGGTTGATGCCGTGGTTGAAAAAGGTGAGTTTCCGTTAATGTGTAAATTTGGTGAGCGCTATCAAAAAATGACACTGCAATGGCATCCATTTGACTTAGTAGGCTGGGATGGTTGCGTCTATCCTTGGGCATTTAACATCAGTGAATACGCGCCAAAAGTTGGCAAAATTCATTTACCACCGTCTGAGCATTTAGTGTTTACTGCACACAATTTTGTCATTTGTAACTTTGTTCCACGCCCATACGATTTTCATCCTAAATCGATACCTGCACCTTATTACCACAACAACATCGACAGCGATGAAGTGCTGTATTACGTCGATGGTGACTTTATGAGCAGAACAGGTATTGAAGCGGGCTACATGACATTACACCAAAAAGGTGTGCCGCATGGGCCTCAACCTGGTCGCACAGAAGCCTCTATCGGCAAAACCGAAACATACGAATATGCGGTGATGGTTGATACCTTCGCCCCACTGAATTTAACCACTCATGTCAAAAATTGCATGAGTAATGATTACAACCGCTCTTGGTTAGAAAACTAA
- the hppD gene encoding 4-hydroxyphenylpyruvate dioxygenase, whose translation MASELNPLGLLGIEFTEFASPDTEYMHQVFIDFGFSMLKKAKNNDIVYYKQNDINFLLNKGRAGFSAEFAKSHGPAICSMGWRVEDAQFAFKEAVARGAKPADDANKDMPYPAIYGIGDSLIYFIDIFGEQNNIYQTDFVDLELPIVTPEKGFMEVDHLTNNVYKGTMEKWANFYKDIFGFTEVRYFDISGAQTALVSYALRSPDGSFCIPINEGKGNDKNQIDEYLGEYNGPGVQHLAFRSRDIVASLDAMEGTSIKTLDIIPEYYDTIFEKLPQVTEDHDRIKHHQILVDGDEDGYLLQIFTKNLFGPIFIEIIQRKNNLGFGEGNFTALFESIERDQMKRGVL comes from the coding sequence ATGGCAAGCGAACTAAATCCACTGGGCCTGTTAGGCATTGAATTCACAGAATTTGCTAGTCCAGATACTGAATACATGCATCAAGTATTCATCGATTTTGGCTTTTCGATGTTAAAAAAAGCCAAAAATAATGACATTGTTTACTACAAACAAAACGACATTAACTTTCTTTTGAATAAAGGCCGTGCAGGGTTTTCTGCAGAATTTGCCAAATCTCATGGTCCAGCTATTTGTTCAATGGGCTGGCGTGTTGAGGATGCACAGTTTGCTTTTAAAGAAGCGGTAGCCCGTGGTGCAAAACCAGCCGATGATGCTAATAAAGACATGCCCTACCCAGCTATTTACGGTATCGGCGATAGCTTAATTTATTTTATTGACATTTTTGGTGAACAAAACAATATCTATCAAACTGACTTTGTTGATTTAGAGCTACCTATCGTAACGCCAGAGAAAGGCTTTATGGAAGTCGACCATTTAACCAATAATGTCTACAAAGGCACTATGGAAAAATGGGCTAACTTTTATAAAGACATTTTTGGTTTTACCGAAGTGCGTTATTTCGATATCAGCGGCGCACAAACCGCATTGGTATCTTATGCACTACGTTCACCGGATGGCAGCTTCTGTATCCCCATTAATGAAGGTAAAGGCAATGACAAAAATCAGATTGATGAATACTTAGGCGAATACAATGGCCCTGGCGTTCAACATCTCGCATTTAGAAGTCGTGATATTGTGGCCTCACTCGATGCAATGGAAGGTACGTCAATCAAAACTCTAGATATTATTCCAGAATATTACGACACCATTTTCGAGAAGTTGCCACAGGTGACCGAAGATCACGACCGTATCAAACATCACCAGATTTTGGTTGATGGTGATGAAGATGGATATTTATTGCAAATTTTCACAAAAAACCTTTTTGGTCCAATCTTCATTGAAATCATTCAACGTAAAAACAACCTTGGCTTTGGCGAAGGTAACTTTACTGCGTTATTTGAATCGATTGAACGCGACCAAATGAAACGCGGCGTGCTGTAA
- a CDS encoding LysE family translocator, which produces MPDYAVLAVFIPTFFFVSITPGMCMTLAMTLGMSIGVRRTLWMMLGELVGVALVAIAAVLGVASIMLNYPQVFDILKWVGGAYLGYIGINMWRAKGKMAIITGLEVKTSRMSLISQGFITAIANPKGWAFMISLLPPFINVDNAVGPQLAVLLGIIMITESVSMLAYASGGKSLRLFLSRGDNIRWMNRIAGSLMILVGIWLALS; this is translated from the coding sequence ATGCCAGATTACGCCGTTCTCGCCGTGTTTATTCCAACGTTCTTTTTTGTGTCTATCACCCCCGGTATGTGCATGACATTAGCCATGACCCTGGGCATGAGCATTGGTGTCCGTAGAACATTGTGGATGATGTTAGGCGAATTAGTTGGCGTGGCCTTGGTCGCTATTGCAGCAGTACTTGGGGTTGCCAGCATTATGCTAAATTACCCACAGGTTTTTGATATTCTTAAATGGGTAGGTGGCGCATACCTTGGTTACATTGGCATTAATATGTGGCGCGCAAAAGGCAAAATGGCCATCATTACTGGCCTTGAAGTAAAAACCAGCCGCATGAGTTTAATCAGCCAAGGATTTATTACCGCGATTGCCAACCCTAAAGGGTGGGCTTTTATGATTTCGTTATTACCACCATTTATAAATGTCGATAATGCCGTCGGGCCACAACTCGCCGTTTTGCTTGGTATAATAATGATCACCGAAAGTGTGTCTATGCTGGCTTATGCTAGCGGCGGTAAAAGCTTACGGTTATTTTTAAGCCGTGGCGATAATATCCGCTGGATGAATCGTATTGCCGGAAGCTTGATGATTTTGGTTGGTATTTGGTTAGCACTAAGCTAA
- a CDS encoding GNAT family N-acetyltransferase, whose product MEQTQTQVYQYKFVDSISNIDLSVWNTFFGSSHPFTRHEYLSALEMSRCVSAETGWTSMHLMVMDGDNIIALMPLYLKSHSWGEYVFDWAWAEAYERHNIGYYPKLVSSVPFTPTSGRRIGIDPRLPKHDQQSLIDGIQTYLSQTVVKYGWSSWHCLFTNTEQHRQFAQAGVMERVGCQFHWHNQNYADFNDFLSTLTSRKRKNITKERISARQQLQFRFIDGDKASAEQWQNFVRCYQNTYLKRSGHKGYLSAAFFEQIAATMGSMIRLLLIENSDAQLVASALYFVSDTHLYGRYWGALTECDHVHFEACYYQGIEFAIANQLSVFDAGAQGEHKVARGFRPVKTTSSHFIAHEGFNDAIGDFCKQEQSHNDIYMQQMCEQLPYKSIDNTKT is encoded by the coding sequence GTGGAACAAACACAAACGCAAGTGTATCAATATAAATTTGTTGATAGTATTAGCAATATAGATCTTTCAGTATGGAATACCTTTTTCGGGTCATCTCATCCTTTTACCCGGCATGAATATTTATCTGCTCTGGAAATGAGTCGCTGTGTTAGTGCTGAAACGGGCTGGACATCGATGCACCTTATGGTGATGGATGGTGATAATATTATTGCATTGATGCCCTTGTACCTTAAAAGTCATTCTTGGGGTGAATATGTTTTTGATTGGGCTTGGGCTGAAGCATATGAACGCCATAATATAGGCTATTACCCCAAGCTTGTGAGTAGTGTACCTTTCACTCCCACTTCTGGGCGGCGTATTGGCATTGACCCAAGATTACCAAAACACGATCAGCAATCCTTGATTGACGGTATTCAAACCTATCTATCACAAACTGTCGTAAAATATGGTTGGTCATCTTGGCATTGTTTATTTACCAATACCGAGCAACATCGACAGTTTGCACAAGCAGGGGTAATGGAGCGTGTTGGTTGTCAGTTTCATTGGCATAATCAAAATTATGCCGATTTTAATGACTTTCTGAGTACATTAACGTCACGTAAACGTAAAAATATTACTAAAGAGCGAATTTCTGCAAGGCAACAACTACAATTTCGATTTATTGATGGCGATAAGGCAAGTGCAGAGCAGTGGCAGAATTTTGTACGTTGTTATCAAAATACTTATTTAAAGCGGTCTGGTCATAAAGGGTATTTGTCGGCAGCATTCTTTGAGCAAATTGCAGCAACTATGGGCTCAATGATACGACTATTATTGATTGAAAATAGTGACGCACAATTAGTGGCATCTGCATTATATTTTGTTTCAGACACACATTTATATGGTCGCTATTGGGGAGCGTTAACTGAATGTGACCATGTCCATTTTGAAGCATGTTATTACCAAGGCATTGAGTTCGCTATCGCTAATCAATTAAGCGTTTTTGATGCGGGTGCACAAGGCGAACATAAAGTAGCGCGAGGATTTCGCCCGGTTAAAACTACCTCAAGTCATTTTATTGCTCATGAAGGCTTTAATGATGCTATCGGTGATTTTTGTAAACAAGAACAATCTCATAACGACATTTATATGCAACAAATGTGTGAACAACTACCGTATAAGTCAATTGATAATACAAAAACATAA
- the ggt gene encoding gamma-glutamyltransferase, with product MTRFPKLTPLLLSTALTLTLCYPALHIADSQANETSIFSETATAQPIYAKHGMVSSQEALASQIGVDILKQGGNAVDAAVAVAYALAVTLPRAGNIGGGGFMLVHLAEQNKTIAIDYRETAPAKAHKDIFLDEQGNAVEKLSREHGLAVGVPGTVMGMELALTQYGTMSMKQVIAPAMTLAKNGISVTSDLSNSLSGLKPRITQWPSSAEVFYHADGSDYQVNEILKQPELAHSLSLIAQKGSKGFYQGETAEKIVTAVNNAGGIMSLTDLANYKVVEREPVRGNYRGYEVVSMPPPSSGGIHIIEMLNVLEQFPIDKLGHNTANTLHLMAETMKYAYADRSEYLGDPDFVTVPVKQLISKQYAKDIASKIAINKTTPSSEIKPGNLVPYESDQTTHFSIIDKWGNAVANTYTLNFSYGSGLVAKGTGILLNNEMDDFSAKPGTPNGYGLIGGDANAVEGNKRPLSSMSPTMVMKDGKPYIVTGSPGGSRIINITLQMIMNVIDHHLNIAEATAAARMHHQWLPDFIWVEHTLNQDTISLLEAKGHKVKVQNAIGSTQSIMMTEQGLFGASDPRRSGSAAIGY from the coding sequence GTGACACGATTCCCTAAATTAACACCGCTTTTATTGAGCACCGCATTAACACTCACGCTTTGTTATCCTGCGCTTCATATTGCTGACAGCCAAGCAAATGAAACTTCAATCTTCAGCGAAACAGCAACGGCTCAGCCAATCTATGCTAAGCATGGCATGGTTTCAAGCCAAGAAGCATTAGCCAGTCAAATTGGCGTAGATATTTTAAAACAAGGTGGTAACGCAGTCGATGCAGCCGTAGCGGTAGCATACGCACTAGCAGTAACCTTACCTCGAGCGGGTAATATTGGCGGAGGTGGTTTTATGCTAGTGCATTTAGCCGAGCAAAATAAAACCATTGCTATCGATTACCGAGAAACTGCACCAGCTAAAGCACACAAAGATATCTTCCTTGATGAACAAGGCAATGCCGTAGAGAAACTGAGCCGTGAACATGGTTTAGCCGTCGGCGTTCCGGGTACCGTCATGGGAATGGAGCTTGCGTTAACACAATATGGCACCATGAGCATGAAACAAGTTATCGCCCCTGCGATGACATTAGCTAAAAATGGTATTTCGGTCACCTCAGATTTGTCAAATTCTCTTAGTGGCCTTAAGCCACGCATCACCCAATGGCCTAGTTCTGCAGAGGTTTTCTATCATGCCGATGGAAGCGATTATCAAGTTAATGAAATCCTTAAACAGCCAGAATTAGCGCATTCATTATCGTTAATTGCACAAAAAGGCAGTAAAGGGTTTTATCAAGGTGAAACGGCTGAAAAAATAGTGACTGCAGTTAACAATGCTGGCGGCATAATGAGTTTAACAGACTTAGCTAACTACAAAGTCGTTGAGCGCGAACCGGTACGGGGTAATTATCGAGGCTATGAAGTGGTATCGATGCCGCCGCCATCTTCAGGTGGTATTCATATTATCGAAATGCTCAATGTACTTGAGCAATTTCCCATTGATAAATTAGGCCACAATACCGCAAACACTTTGCATCTTATGGCCGAAACAATGAAATATGCCTATGCAGATCGAAGTGAGTATTTAGGTGACCCAGATTTTGTTACCGTGCCAGTTAAACAATTGATTAGTAAACAATATGCTAAAGATATTGCCAGTAAAATCGCCATCAATAAAACCACACCAAGTAGTGAAATCAAACCTGGAAATCTGGTACCATATGAGAGCGATCAAACCACCCACTTTTCGATTATCGATAAATGGGGTAATGCAGTTGCTAACACTTATACCCTTAATTTCAGTTATGGTTCTGGCTTAGTCGCTAAAGGTACTGGCATTTTATTAAATAATGAAATGGACGACTTTTCGGCTAAACCCGGCACCCCCAATGGTTACGGCTTAATTGGTGGTGACGCTAATGCTGTAGAAGGAAATAAGCGCCCTCTTAGTTCAATGAGTCCGACTATGGTAATGAAAGATGGCAAACCATATATTGTTACAGGTAGTCCAGGTGGTTCGCGAATTATTAATATCACTTTGCAAATGATTATGAATGTTATCGACCATCATCTCAATATTGCAGAAGCAACAGCCGCGGCACGAATGCATCATCAATGGTTACCTGATTTTATCTGGGTAGAACACACATTAAATCAAGATACTATTTCATTACTTGAAGCCAAAGGACATAAAGTTAAAGTCCAAAACGCCATTGGTAGTACCCAATCAATAATGATGACCGAACAAGGCCTTTTTGGCGCTTCAGATCCAAGACGTTCAGGTTCTGCTGCTATCGGCTACTAA
- a CDS encoding methyl-accepting chemotaxis protein has protein sequence MQLINFKIRHRIALLTLVAIVSFIISLIINHQTGEDNAQRLNGLQTQLYPALNFATINQGLLLQLDQTIQSAITTGEEDSLDVAKTMVKKITDNLNELAILLPTEANNTQQWVRDITLYYDNARSLAAEFIKDDVDFNKIKIQAADNAKRYQTLVKQFAQKKQELAKQFEQQIQTTIASTEQAENSVMLIGIVATVVMIAVGLLVNRSIISTIDNVTQSLRNISEGEGDLRSRIKYQGKDEIADLVYWFNQFITKLQSSFADTKHTTEHLNEVASALLNGSQQSEVNVTQQNAAIEQISHAMKEMFVSVTHIAEYASSAALEAENANTEAKKGFVIVNDAVNTIKELADEVQTTAVVVNQLDAFTHKVNDILGSISSIADQTNLLALNAAIEAARAGEHGRGFAVVADEVRTLASRTQTSTQEIQKVLKELTTTSKQAVDAMQRGIKTADKGVKSTSMAGDALTSITHKVSAISEVNDQIATATEEQHNTSVLIQQYVTEMESGAQKVRATTADMGGISVDIQNISERLQSITNQFKV, from the coding sequence ATGCAACTAATTAATTTTAAAATCAGGCATAGAATTGCCCTACTAACACTTGTCGCTATTGTGTCATTTATTATTTCATTAATAATCAACCATCAAACAGGGGAAGATAATGCACAACGATTAAATGGACTTCAAACTCAGTTATATCCAGCCCTTAATTTCGCGACCATAAACCAAGGGTTATTACTGCAATTAGATCAGACAATTCAGTCAGCAATAACCACTGGTGAAGAAGACAGTTTAGACGTTGCGAAAACGATGGTTAAAAAAATTACCGATAACTTAAATGAGTTAGCCATATTACTGCCAACTGAAGCTAATAATACCCAACAATGGGTTCGCGATATTACACTTTATTATGATAATGCCAGAAGCCTAGCAGCTGAGTTTATTAAAGATGATGTCGATTTCAATAAAATAAAAATCCAAGCCGCTGATAACGCTAAACGCTACCAAACCTTAGTAAAACAATTTGCACAAAAGAAACAAGAATTAGCTAAGCAGTTTGAACAACAAATACAAACCACTATCGCCAGTACTGAACAAGCAGAAAACAGTGTAATGCTAATTGGTATTGTGGCTACGGTTGTGATGATTGCCGTGGGCCTTTTAGTCAATCGATCTATTATCAGTACCATCGACAATGTGACACAGTCATTACGAAACATTTCGGAAGGCGAAGGAGACTTACGTTCACGAATTAAATACCAAGGTAAAGATGAAATAGCTGACCTTGTTTATTGGTTTAATCAATTTATTACTAAACTTCAATCTTCCTTTGCCGATACTAAGCACACGACAGAACATTTAAATGAAGTAGCCAGTGCATTACTTAACGGCAGTCAACAAAGTGAAGTCAATGTGACTCAGCAAAATGCGGCTATCGAACAGATTTCTCATGCTATGAAAGAAATGTTTGTCAGTGTGACTCATATAGCTGAATACGCATCGAGTGCTGCATTGGAAGCAGAGAATGCCAACACAGAAGCAAAAAAAGGGTTTGTCATCGTCAATGATGCGGTAAATACCATCAAAGAGTTGGCTGATGAAGTGCAAACAACAGCCGTTGTGGTGAACCAATTAGATGCTTTTACCCATAAAGTAAACGATATTTTGGGGAGCATAAGCAGCATTGCAGACCAAACAAATTTATTGGCTTTAAATGCGGCCATTGAAGCAGCTAGAGCGGGTGAACATGGTCGTGGATTTGCCGTAGTTGCTGATGAAGTAAGAACATTAGCTTCTCGCACACAAACATCGACACAAGAAATACAAAAAGTACTTAAAGAATTAACCACGACCTCAAAGCAAGCTGTTGATGCTATGCAACGAGGCATTAAAACTGCGGATAAAGGTGTTAAATCAACCTCTATGGCAGGTGATGCCCTTACAAGTATTACACATAAAGTGAGTGCGATATCAGAAGTAAACGACCAAATTGCCACCGCTACTGAAGAGCAACACAATACTTCTGTTTTGATCCAGCAATATGTGACCGAAATGGAAAGTGGTGCACAAAAAGTCAGGGCGACAACCGCTGATATGGGGGGTATTAGTGTTGATATCCAAAATATAAGTGAAAGGCTACAATCAATTACAAATCAATTTAAGGTATGA
- a CDS encoding phosphate ABC transporter substrate-binding protein has product MKKLLTVLAISLSAVVSANAAVVVIGNPAASDLSANDAKKAFLGKGDSSVVVYELEEGNPTRSEFHQAVTGKSDAQLKAFWSKQVFTGKGTPPATVTGASAMKSAIATNPNAIGYIDEADVDASVKVILKP; this is encoded by the coding sequence ATGAAGAAGTTATTAACTGTTTTAGCTATAAGCCTATCAGCTGTTGTATCAGCTAATGCGGCTGTCGTTGTAATTGGCAATCCTGCTGCTAGTGATTTATCAGCAAATGATGCTAAAAAAGCCTTTTTAGGCAAAGGTGATTCTTCAGTCGTAGTTTACGAATTAGAAGAAGGTAATCCTACTCGCAGTGAATTTCATCAAGCTGTCACTGGTAAGTCAGATGCACAGCTCAAAGCATTTTGGTCTAAACAAGTTTTTACTGGTAAAGGTACTCCACCAGCGACTGTTACTGGTGCAAGCGCAATGAAATCTGCAATTGCGACTAATCCAAATGCTATTGGCTATATTGATGAGGCAGATGTCGATGCTTCGGTAAAGGTCATTTTAAAGCCATAA
- a CDS encoding M3 family metallopeptidase: MKGSSLKPLFASIAIVFALSACSSQTTEQTTAMNLSAAQIKQQHADNPFFKPYGTFFEIPDFANITTDDYLPAFEAGIAELQQQISAIANNPQTPTFANTIEAMEFSGDLLTRVANVFFNLTGADTNDALQAISKQISPKLSSSQDDIYLNDKLFKRVKAVYEQRDNLPLNTAQAKLLDDTYKSFTRGGANLSADDKLKLRSLNEQIGKLSLTFGDNVLAETNDFQLIIDNQDDLSGLPQDVIDTAARKATRLGHPGKWIFTPHRPSITPFLTYADNRQLRETLYKAYVSKANNNNEFDNKKVLAKIASLRAQRAKLMGYQSHAHFVLEERTAKTPENVYGLLDKVWPAALNQAKNEVADMQALVDAQGAGFAIEAWDWWYYSDKIRVAKYSFNEQQTKPYFSLESTLKGVFYTANRLYGITVKERTDLPKYHPDVRTWEIYDKDGSLMAVFMGDYFVRQSKRGGAWMNSYRRQYNMNDVESKPIVVNVLNFPRPAGNEPALLTFDEASTLFHEFGHALHGMLSDVEYRSQSGTAVPRDYVEFPSQVMENWMTQPEVLAQFAKHYQTGEVIPQSLIEKIQAASQFNQGFSTVEYMAATYLDLDWHSLQDSNVRDAAKFEMASLNKMGLINEIAPRYRSTYFSHIFAGGYSAGYYSYLWSDILGADAFEAFKENGIFDPETAQKFRDNILSKGGSADPMLLYKQFRGKEAGIEPLLRSRGLLKDKS; this comes from the coding sequence ATGAAGGGCTCATCCCTTAAACCACTTTTCGCCAGCATTGCCATTGTATTTGCTTTAAGCGCCTGTTCTTCCCAAACGACAGAACAAACCACCGCGATGAATTTATCTGCTGCGCAAATAAAACAACAACATGCTGACAATCCATTTTTTAAACCTTATGGTACATTTTTCGAAATACCTGATTTTGCAAACATCACTACAGACGATTATCTTCCCGCTTTTGAAGCCGGCATAGCCGAACTACAACAACAAATTAGTGCTATTGCCAACAATCCACAAACGCCAACCTTTGCCAATACGATTGAAGCGATGGAGTTTTCAGGGGACTTATTAACTCGAGTGGCCAACGTCTTCTTTAATTTAACGGGTGCAGACACCAACGACGCATTACAGGCAATATCCAAGCAGATTTCACCCAAGCTTTCATCATCACAAGATGATATTTATCTTAATGATAAGCTGTTTAAACGAGTTAAAGCCGTTTATGAGCAACGTGATAACTTGCCGCTTAATACTGCACAAGCTAAGTTACTCGACGATACATACAAATCATTTACCCGCGGCGGCGCCAATTTATCTGCAGATGATAAACTGAAACTTCGAAGCTTAAATGAACAAATTGGTAAGCTAAGTCTAACATTCGGCGACAATGTATTAGCCGAAACCAATGACTTTCAACTTATCATCGATAACCAAGATGATTTATCTGGCCTACCACAAGATGTGATTGACACTGCAGCACGCAAAGCAACTAGACTTGGCCATCCTGGTAAATGGATTTTTACTCCGCATCGTCCGTCAATAACCCCTTTTTTGACCTATGCAGATAATAGACAGTTGCGTGAAACACTTTACAAAGCGTATGTTTCTAAAGCCAATAACAATAATGAATTCGATAACAAAAAAGTTCTCGCTAAAATTGCCTCATTACGAGCGCAACGAGCTAAACTTATGGGTTACCAATCTCATGCTCATTTTGTGTTAGAAGAACGTACAGCTAAGACCCCAGAAAATGTTTATGGCTTATTAGATAAAGTGTGGCCAGCTGCATTAAATCAAGCTAAAAATGAAGTGGCCGATATGCAAGCACTTGTCGATGCTCAAGGTGCAGGCTTCGCCATAGAAGCATGGGATTGGTGGTACTATTCAGATAAAATTCGAGTGGCAAAATACAGTTTTAATGAGCAACAAACCAAGCCTTACTTTTCACTTGAAAGTACATTAAAAGGCGTGTTTTACACTGCTAATCGTTTATATGGTATTACCGTAAAAGAACGTACAGATTTGCCCAAATACCACCCAGACGTTCGCACCTGGGAAATATACGATAAAGATGGTAGTTTGATGGCGGTATTTATGGGGGACTATTTTGTCCGTCAAAGTAAACGCGGTGGCGCATGGATGAACTCGTACCGCCGTCAATATAATATGAACGATGTTGAATCAAAACCCATTGTCGTTAATGTACTTAACTTTCCACGCCCTGCCGGAAACGAACCTGCGTTATTAACCTTTGATGAAGCAAGTACCCTGTTCCATGAATTTGGCCATGCCTTACATGGCATGTTGTCAGATGTGGAATATCGCTCACAATCTGGTACCGCTGTGCCCCGCGACTATGTTGAGTTTCCTTCACAAGTAATGGAAAACTGGATGACGCAACCAGAAGTGTTGGCCCAATTTGCTAAACACTACCAAACGGGTGAAGTAATACCACAGTCATTGATTGAAAAAATTCAAGCTGCAAGCCAATTCAACCAAGGATTTTCCACGGTTGAATACATGGCGGCAACCTATTTAGATCTTGATTGGCATTCGCTGCAAGATAGCAACGTTCGTGATGCGGCCAAGTTTGAAATGGCCTCATTAAACAAAATGGGATTGATTAATGAAATAGCACCCCGTTATCGTAGTACTTACTTTTCACATATTTTTGCAGGCGGTTATTCGGCTGGATACTATAGCTATCTGTGGTCTGATATTCTCGGGGCCGACGCCTTCGAAGCCTTCAAAGAAAATGGCATATTTGATCCTGAAACCGCACAAAAGTTCCGTGACAATATTTTATCCAAAGGTGGCAGTGCAGACCCTATGTTGTTGTATAAACAATTTAGAGGAAAAGAAGCCGGCATAGAACCACTGTTACGCAGCAGAGGTTTATTAAAAGACAAGTCTTAA
- a CDS encoding gluconate 2-dehydrogenase subunit 3 family protein — MMNIKKTLNNSRRKFLKEATIAISVVAMAPNLVIPTLAQPLDIDLGEYKPSYFSANEWAFILAATDRLIPADATGPGALDTNVPVFIDKQMQGRFGNALDWYMQPPFLSAKPEMGYQSSLTPAQTYRQGIKATEDYCHQTYQKSFAELSDSEKDMVLSQLQLGEIQFSDLSSMQFFSFLLQNTKEGYFADPIHSGNKNLASWKMIGFPGARASFKEWVAYPNVEYPLGPVSIEGERG, encoded by the coding sequence ATGATGAATATAAAAAAAACTCTAAACAACTCCAGAAGAAAATTTTTAAAAGAAGCGACAATCGCTATTTCAGTAGTCGCTATGGCCCCGAATCTAGTTATACCAACCCTTGCTCAACCTTTAGATATTGATTTAGGGGAATATAAACCAAGCTACTTTTCTGCTAATGAATGGGCATTCATCCTAGCAGCAACCGATCGCCTTATACCTGCAGATGCTACTGGACCCGGTGCTTTAGACACTAATGTTCCGGTATTTATTGACAAGCAAATGCAAGGGAGATTCGGTAACGCTCTAGATTGGTATATGCAACCGCCATTTTTATCTGCTAAACCAGAAATGGGCTATCAATCATCTCTTACACCTGCGCAAACCTACAGACAAGGGATTAAAGCAACAGAAGATTACTGCCATCAAACCTATCAAAAATCCTTTGCAGAACTATCAGACAGTGAAAAAGACATGGTGCTTAGTCAGTTACAATTAGGTGAAATTCAATTTTCTGATCTTAGCTCAATGCAGTTTTTCTCTTTCTTATTACAGAATACCAAAGAAGGCTACTTTGCAGATCCTATTCATAGCGGCAATAAAAATTTAGCGAGTTGGAAAATGATTGGTTTTCCAGGGGCTAGAGCCTCATTCAAAGAATGGGTAGCTTACCCTAATGTTGAATACCCACTTGGACCTGTAAGTATTGAAGGAGAGAGGGGATAA